TCTCTGGTCATGAAAGACAAGGAACGCTTTGATAGCTTTTTCGGCAGCTTGTTGGCAGTGATAGATGGCCGTGTCCAGGATGATTTCAGGCTCACGAACAAGCTTCCGCGCGGTCGCCAGATCATTTTGCGCCTTGACCAGCCAGGCATTGACCAGTTCTCGCTTTGCTTCATCCATACAGCACTCGCCCTCTTTCCATCACTTCGCTTATGAGAGAGGCATAAACGCGTTGCCCACGCTCGATCTCGGCGCGCGTATGCACGAGAATATCGATGGGGGCAGGTACACCTCGCAGGGAACGATAAGCACGAGTCGCCCGCTTGGTGGGTGTTTCATTGCTTTGGGGTACAATCACGAGCAGATCGATATCACTGTCTTCTCCAGGTTGTCCCCACACCTGCGATCCAAAGAGCAAAATTTTGTCGGGATGCAGCTCATTTACAAGCCGATGCGTAATCTCTGCAAGAAGTACCTCGTTAGTCTTACTCATTTGAGTCTGCCTGGGCTTCAGAGGTTATGATTTTTGTTTTCATGGTTCTGAATCATGTTGCGAATATAACAAAAAATTCGATTAAAGCAATTCTCATCCTAATATTTTTCGTTCATGTCTAAAAGCACAGCAGAGACTCCCGTTGAGCGAAACGCCAGCCCCCCGGAACAAACAGATCTCCGCATCTGCCGGTACAACGCCAAAGCGATCCCAGAGGTGTTGAAGCTGGTGAAAGTTACGCTCGGCAATGAGGGAGCGGTGCGCAAAACCGAGG
The Cytophagia bacterium CHB2 genome window above contains:
- a CDS encoding nucleotidyltransferase domain-containing protein yields the protein MSKTNEVLLAEITHRLVNELHPDKILLFGSQVWGQPGEDSDIDLLVIVPQSNETPTKRATRAYRSLRGVPAPIDILVHTRAEIERGQRVYASLISEVMERGRVLYG